A region of Thermoplasmataceae archaeon DNA encodes the following proteins:
- a CDS encoding HAD family hydrolase: MVQSLNPPNALLIDLDDTIIAFEVLTKETWRKAARLFSGEINSVDPEILATAVLDHSKSFWADPDRHRRWRQDLDAARRKIVELAFADLGINDLELAESFARLYSKMKWESLYVFPGSIETIDAAREHGIITALITNGSSESQRSKLERFSLAGHFDHIFIEGERGFGKPDPRIYKLALSELQVSAEETWMVGDNIVWDVLAPQELGIMGIWIRNRHVVDSRGYSGCPFLTIDSLSELTKYLE, encoded by the coding sequence ATGGTTCAGTCACTTAACCCTCCCAATGCACTCTTGATTGATCTGGACGACACAATTATCGCCTTTGAGGTTCTCACCAAGGAAACTTGGAGGAAAGCCGCCCGCCTGTTTTCCGGAGAGATCAATTCAGTGGATCCGGAAATCCTTGCCACAGCTGTTCTGGATCACTCAAAGTCTTTTTGGGCCGATCCCGACAGGCACAGAAGATGGCGGCAGGATCTGGATGCCGCAAGGAGGAAAATAGTTGAGCTGGCATTTGCGGATCTGGGCATTAATGATCTGGAGCTTGCTGAGAGTTTCGCAAGACTGTATTCAAAGATGAAATGGGAATCTCTATACGTGTTCCCGGGATCAATCGAGACTATTGACGCAGCAAGAGAGCACGGAATCATAACTGCACTGATTACGAATGGGAGTTCGGAATCACAGAGAAGTAAACTTGAACGCTTTTCCCTTGCTGGGCACTTTGATCATATATTCATCGAAGGGGAGCGGGGATTTGGAAAGCCTGATCCAAGGATTTACAAGCTTGCCCTTTCAGAATTGCAGGTCAGTGCTGAGGAAACGTGGATGGTAGGGGATAACATTGTATGGGATGTGCTGGCTCCACAGGAACTGGGTATCATGGGGATCTGGATTCGCAATAGGCACGTTGTCGATTCCAGAGGATATTCCGGATGCCCCTTCCTTACAATTGACTCACTTTCTGAACTCACAAAGTATCTGGAATAG
- a CDS encoding helix-turn-helix domain-containing protein, which yields MEIYEKIAGEIAISENPGETIRKWREEFGITQQELSRYLDISPSVINDYESGRRKSPGVFSIRKIVYALVEIDKKRGGKVIRKYSSGMPSDALIDLKDYDHDVMLDRIVPQIRGRNVSSVDLRRAVRGYTIVDGVKAILSFSYSEYSKLYGWSSQRIIFFTEVKMGRSPMIAIRVHPLKPAAVIYIQPDRIDELAIKLAEIENIPLIVTDMPVQDISRIMSALRISIA from the coding sequence GTGGAGATTTACGAGAAAATTGCAGGAGAGATAGCTATATCTGAGAACCCGGGAGAAACCATAAGAAAATGGAGAGAGGAATTCGGGATTACACAGCAGGAACTTTCCAGATATCTCGACATTTCGCCCTCCGTTATCAATGATTACGAATCTGGACGGAGGAAGTCACCTGGTGTTTTCTCAATCAGGAAAATAGTATACGCCCTCGTTGAAATAGATAAGAAACGCGGAGGAAAAGTCATCAGGAAGTACTCAAGCGGAATGCCCTCAGATGCTCTGATTGATCTGAAGGATTATGATCACGACGTTATGCTTGACAGGATAGTTCCCCAGATAAGGGGCAGGAATGTTTCAAGCGTCGACCTCAGGCGAGCGGTAAGGGGATATACCATTGTCGACGGAGTGAAGGCGATTCTGTCCTTTTCGTACTCAGAGTACAGTAAGCTTTATGGTTGGTCAAGCCAGCGCATAATTTTCTTCACTGAGGTAAAGATGGGTCGCAGTCCGATGATTGCCATAAGGGTACATCCCCTGAAACCTGCAGCGGTCATATATATTCAGCCGGACAGGATAGATGAGCTTGCCATAAAGCTAGCCGAGATTGAAAATATTCCCCTTATAGTCACAGATATGCCTGTGCAGGACATTTCCAGGATAATGTCGGCCCTGCGTATATCCATCGCCTAA
- the pfdA gene encoding prefoldin subunit alpha: MAEDTQVNIVDEINYTKSLIDSLDNQLNSLLRGMEEIRRVQAILKDTGISEAKDRRIAIGSGIFALGNIDVKSKMLVPIGSDVYLEENPERVSGRLENNLLELQNTISALDARRTELFNRYESMLSIVDQARQEQKGKT, from the coding sequence ATGGCTGAAGATACCCAGGTCAACATTGTTGACGAAATAAACTATACAAAATCCCTGATAGACTCACTCGATAATCAGCTTAACAGCCTCCTGAGGGGAATGGAAGAAATAAGGAGAGTTCAGGCGATCCTCAAGGATACAGGGATATCGGAGGCAAAGGACAGGCGCATTGCCATTGGCTCAGGAATTTTTGCACTTGGGAATATAGACGTAAAATCGAAAATGCTTGTGCCCATTGGATCGGATGTGTATTTAGAGGAGAATCCGGAGAGGGTCTCCGGAAGACTGGAAAATAATCTTCTGGAACTGCAGAACACCATAAGTGCTCTAGACGCCAGGAGAACTGAGCTCTTCAACAGATACGAATCCATGTTATCTATCGTGGATCAGGCGCGGCAGGAACAGAAAGGCAAGACTTAA
- the pgk gene encoding phosphoglycerate kinase, which yields MTGSSQSFFTLDSFDLRGKTVFLRLDINSPINPINGEILGGSRFKSHVDTINSLSNSKVVIVAHQSRPGKEDFTSLDKHAMYLRRVLGRNVRFVDSLFGSEVEEAVSSMKNGDILMLENSRFYSEETEIAPDDIDTMEKSHIVRKLLPLMDYYVIDAFPAIHRAQTTLVGFRRLKPNIAGRLIEKEISMLSRFKDGNERPKVAILAGSKIDDSISVSKNFLDKGIVDSILVGGVVANAFLWGSGKDIGKKNRDFIIKNNKNHEDLIKTCTEMLQRHREKVIIPVDFILNPSGRRISSDEKIPDDELLADIGVESIVMFTEKIRQSKAIFMNGPMGMYEVPEYSSGTFEILNAISRSKALRIAGGGHTLSAMEKIGMLKTIDHASTGGGALISYLSGEAMPVLEALSESHSLFKGN from the coding sequence ATGACTGGCAGTTCACAGTCTTTCTTCACACTGGACTCTTTTGACCTGAGAGGCAAAACGGTGTTTCTCAGACTCGATATAAACTCCCCAATCAACCCCATAAATGGAGAGATTCTTGGGGGATCACGCTTCAAGTCCCATGTTGATACGATAAACTCCCTCTCGAATTCCAAGGTTGTTATCGTTGCTCACCAGAGCAGACCGGGAAAGGAGGATTTTACAAGTCTGGACAAACACGCGATGTACCTGAGGCGCGTACTTGGGCGTAACGTAAGATTTGTTGACTCTCTTTTCGGAAGCGAGGTGGAAGAAGCGGTATCATCAATGAAGAATGGTGACATTCTAATGCTTGAAAACAGCAGATTCTATTCCGAAGAGACCGAGATAGCTCCGGATGATATCGATACAATGGAAAAGAGCCACATTGTCAGGAAACTGCTTCCACTAATGGACTACTACGTAATTGACGCTTTCCCTGCAATTCACCGTGCACAGACCACACTTGTAGGTTTTAGGCGGCTCAAGCCCAACATAGCGGGCAGGCTGATTGAGAAGGAGATATCAATGCTCAGCAGGTTCAAGGACGGAAACGAAAGACCAAAAGTCGCCATACTTGCCGGATCAAAGATTGACGACTCAATCTCTGTTTCAAAGAATTTCCTTGACAAGGGAATTGTGGACTCCATCCTTGTTGGTGGTGTTGTGGCAAATGCTTTCCTGTGGGGTTCTGGGAAAGATATAGGAAAGAAGAACAGGGACTTCATCATCAAGAATAACAAGAATCATGAGGATCTCATCAAGACCTGCACGGAAATGCTTCAAAGGCATAGAGAAAAAGTGATCATTCCCGTGGACTTCATCCTAAACCCGTCAGGCAGGAGAATATCGTCAGATGAAAAGATCCCGGACGACGAACTTCTGGCGGACATCGGAGTGGAATCCATAGTTATGTTCACAGAGAAAATAAGGCAGTCTAAGGCAATCTTCATGAACGGTCCTATGGGTATGTATGAGGTACCGGAATATTCCTCTGGAACGTTTGAAATACTGAATGCTATATCAAGATCTAAGGCATTGAGAATTGCTGGAGGCGGTCACACTCTCAGTGCAATGGAAAAGATCGGGATGCTCAAGACCATTGACCATGCTTCTACCGGTGGAGGAGCCCTGATAAGTTATTTATCCGGTGAGGCAATGCCAGTTCTGGAAGCACTCAGCGAAAGTCACTCGCTGTTCAAAGGTAATTGA
- a CDS encoding 50S ribosomal protein L15e: MAETITTYSLVRNAWKDLKKSEIYGIHKQRMAEWRDSPATVRLDRPTRLDRARELGYKSKDGYIIVRSRVRRGGSNRPKIMGGRRPRRMAYSKLTRKKSIQWIAEERVAGKYPNMEILNSYYAGEDGKYKYYEIIAVDKSHPAIVNDKHISWIAEPQNNGRVYRGLTSAGYKGRGLRTGRKNSSKSRPSIRSNGRLRR, from the coding sequence ATGGCAGAAACTATTACCACTTACAGTCTGGTCAGAAATGCGTGGAAAGATCTGAAGAAGTCTGAGATTTACGGCATACACAAGCAGAGAATGGCAGAATGGAGGGATAGCCCTGCGACTGTAAGACTGGATAGGCCGACCAGGCTTGACCGGGCTAGAGAGCTCGGATACAAGAGCAAGGACGGCTACATTATAGTAAGGTCCAGAGTCAGGAGAGGCGGAAGCAACCGCCCAAAGATCATGGGTGGAAGAAGACCCAGAAGGATGGCATACAGCAAGCTCACAAGGAAGAAGAGCATCCAGTGGATTGCTGAAGAGAGGGTCGCTGGCAAATACCCCAACATGGAAATACTGAATTCATATTACGCTGGAGAGGATGGAAAATACAAATATTATGAGATTATAGCAGTAGACAAATCTCACCCTGCAATTGTTAATGATAAGCACATTTCGTGGATAGCCGAACCCCAGAATAATGGAAGGGTATACAGGGGTCTAACTTCTGCCGGTTATAAAGGCAGGGGCCTGAGAACTGGCAGGAAGAACAGCAGCAAGAGCAGACCATCCATAAGATCTAACGGCAGGCTCAGGAGATAA
- the ftsY gene encoding signal recognition particle-docking protein FtsY, whose translation MFEGLKALFKRSIPDNEEILRAKRGEIEDEIRTVLLESDVSLEAVETLSENIGKRLENTKRISKAGLMGIVRESIGDLLKSNQLNFDILDVKEKPYVILFLGINGTGKTTTIAKVANYLKEAGKRSVISASDTFRAGAIDQISILGDRIGVKVIRHDHGSDPSAVAYDAIEHAKARGLDYVLIDSAGRMQTNKNLIDEMKKIKRVSKPNLTVLVLDSMVGQDALNQAETFLKETGFDAIILTKLDTDAKGGSLLSIVSSMNKPVMFLCTGQEMGSIIRFDPEWYLDKIFS comes from the coding sequence ATGTTTGAAGGTTTGAAAGCTCTTTTCAAGCGTAGCATACCTGATAACGAGGAGATCCTCAGGGCGAAGAGGGGAGAGATTGAGGACGAAATAAGGACAGTTCTTCTGGAGTCCGACGTTTCACTGGAAGCTGTTGAGACTCTCTCCGAGAACATTGGGAAAAGGCTGGAGAACACAAAGAGGATCAGCAAAGCTGGCCTGATGGGGATCGTCAGGGAATCAATTGGAGACCTCCTGAAATCAAATCAGTTGAACTTTGATATCCTTGACGTGAAAGAAAAGCCATATGTGATCCTTTTTCTAGGAATAAATGGGACCGGGAAGACTACCACCATAGCTAAAGTCGCAAATTATCTGAAGGAGGCGGGAAAAAGATCAGTAATATCCGCTTCAGATACATTCAGGGCAGGAGCCATAGATCAGATTTCAATACTGGGGGATCGCATAGGAGTGAAAGTAATCCGGCATGACCACGGAAGTGATCCTTCGGCAGTTGCATATGATGCAATAGAACATGCAAAAGCTAGGGGGCTCGATTACGTCCTTATAGACTCTGCAGGAAGAATGCAGACTAACAAAAATCTTATTGACGAGATGAAGAAGATAAAACGCGTGTCCAAACCAAACCTGACGGTCCTTGTTCTTGACTCCATGGTTGGTCAGGATGCATTGAATCAGGCAGAGACGTTCTTGAAGGAAACTGGATTTGACGCCATAATACTGACAAAACTGGATACCGATGCAAAGGGGGGATCGTTGCTAAGCATAGTCTCGTCAATGAACAAACCAGTGATGTTTCTATGTACAGGTCAGGAAATGGGCAGTATAATTCGGTTTGATCCGGAGTGGTACTTGGACAAAATATTCTCGTAA